The Halotia branconii CENA392 region TAGCCGCTACCCTCAAGACTTTTTTTACTTTTAGTAACAACACCTTACAGTATTCATCATCTGGGGTGTCAGGAATCCAAAGAAGACAGGGCTAGATTTAATACATATTACTGTTCTATTAGCAGCCACACAAATCAAGAACAGTAATAAATAGTAGCTTTTTTTACTAAATAATTTAATGCATATAAAGCAGTTTTTAGTCAAGTAAAAGCTTAAAGATTATCAAAAGCTGAATAGCATCTGTAAAAAAGACGGATATACTGTACCCATCAGGGTCAATTAAATCTCTATTATGGTACTGACTATTGCTTGTGGCAATCTTGCATCGAGCGTTGTCATCTGCAATATGATCAATTGCAAGCTAATTATGTACCTATACAAGTAATGGGGATTTTAAGTATATAAAAAGGCAAACAACGCATCTACATGATCAATACACTGAATTTGTCACGCTTTTACAAAGCATGTAATCCTAGCTACACGTTAAATATGGGTAATGTGCTGGATCAACAGTATTACATCGATTTTGCTGATGTCCGGGGTTGTAAGATTGTTGAGGAATTAAAACGTACTATCACTCGTATTTCTCCGGATGAGCCGACCTGTCAGTTATTTACGGGACATATTGGCTGCGGAAAGTCAACAGAGTTACAACGCCTCAAAGCAGAACTGGAAGTAGCAGGATTTCATGTAGTTTATTTTGAGTCCAGTCAAGACCTAGATATGGCGGATATTGATGTCAGTGATATCTTGTTGAGTGTAGCCCGTCAAGTTAGTGTCAGTTTAGAAGCAATTGGCATCAAACTAAAACCAAGTTACTTTATTAATTTGTTTAAAGAAATTGGGGATTTTTTGCAAAGTCCCATTGAGCTTTCTGGACAAGCAGAATTGTCTTTGGGTATTGCCAAAATTACAGCTAAAACTAAAGATAGCGCTCAGTTACGAAATCAGTTAAGGCAATATCTAGAACCACGTACCAATAGTATTTTGCAAGCTATTAATGAAGAGGTATTAGACAAGGCTGTTGAACAACTCAAGTTAAAAGGTCAAAAAGGACTGGTTGTAATCGTAGATAACTTAGATAGAGTCGATATGCGCCCTGTGGCATCTGGGCGGACACAACCAGAATATCTTTTTATTGACCGAGGTGAACAGTTACGCCGACTCAAATGCCACTTAGTTTATACGATTCCCCTAGCGTTGATTTTTTCCAATGAGTATGAAACATTGAAAAACCGCTTGGGGGGAGGCATTGCACCGAAAGTTCTGCCAATGGTCAGAGTGCGACAAAGAGATAGTAGTGATTACGAACCAGGGATGTCACTACTACGCCAATTAGTGCTAGCAAGAGCTTTTCCAGAAGTTTCTTATAATCAAAGGCTGTTATTAATTACAGAGTTATTTGATGATCCAGAAACCCTTAATCGCTTATGTCGCGTTAGTGGCGGTCACATTCGTAATTTACTAGGGTTGCTTTACAGTTGTCTTCAACGGCAAGATCCTCCTTTTTCTAGAGACTGTTTAGAAGCTGTGATTAAGGATTACCGTGACGATTTGCTATTAGCTATTGATGAATGTCAGTGGGAATTACTGTTTGAAGTAGTGCAGCAACAGAGCGTTAAAGGTGAGTCTGATTACCAAAGTTTATTACGAAGTATGTATTTATTTGAATACCGTGATCCTCAAGGGCGTTGGTTTGGTATTAGCCCAGCATTGGCAGAAACAGAAAAAGTGATAACTTGGCAGCAAAAACAAATTGTAAAATAAAAATTTCAAAAATTAATTAATAAGTTAATAAATTTGGAATTAAGCAATCCTCAAAACTAATTTAATAGACTAGTAAATGCCTGGATGGCATTTACTGAGTTTGTTAGTAACATACATAGTAACGACAAAAAATTAATAATTGGTAAGGCTATTTATGCCTTGTCAATTTTTGGTATGTAGTTTTTTATTATTATTTTATAATTATGACACAGTTGCAACTTACAGCAGCGATCGCCGAAACTAATCAGCAATCTCTGCAAAGGCTAGTGCGATCAATTCAGCTTTCACAAGGTCAGTTTTCTCTAATTTTAGTTCGATGTAACTATGGGCAATTGCGTGAACAAATGCTCAATACTGTCCATGAAATTACTAAAGATATCAATTTAAAAGAGATATTTATCCAACCCTCAACGACTGCCTTACACAACAAAATAGTCACAGAATTATTTCTAGATAATCCTGCTGTTATTACAGATTCTTTACCATCAGCTTTGATGGTGTTTGGTCTAGAATCAGTGATCAATCTTGATGACTTACTGAGTGGCATTAATCAAGCAAGAGATATCTACGCAGCTACTTTTTCTTTTCCGATAGTTTTGTGGCTGCAAGATGAAGTGGCATCATTGTTAGCTAGATTAGCGCCTGATTTCAAAAGTTGGGCTGCAACCACTATTAAATTTGAAATGACCAAAGAAGATTTAATTGCCTTAATACGGCAAGAGACAGAATCTCTCTTTGGCAAAGTCTTAGAAGCTGGTGCTGCTAGGTTTTTATCTAATGCTGCCCTTGATTTAGCACCAAAATCTCAGCATCGTCTCGAAATTGAATCAGCCCGTAATGATTTGTTACGGTTATATAGTGTCCAATTAGAACCAGGATTAGAAGCTAGTTTAGAATTTGTGTTAGGGCGAGACAAATACGCCAACGATCAAATTAATGGAGCTTTAGCTCATTATCAAAAAAGTCTAGCTTTATGTCAGCGAGAAGGTAAAAGAGAAAAAGAAGAGTTTAAAGAAAGAGAAAGTTTTCCCTATCGACTCTGGCAGGCAATAGTATTATTCCACTTAGGATTATGTTACCGCCGGATGGCAGATTTACATCAAGGTGCTAATAGTAATTATTGGCATCATGCTTGCGTTTGGTTTAAACAATGTCTGGAGAAATTAGAACAGGAACAAAGACAAGACTTGGTTGCCAAATTCATTTTGCCCGCTTGTGAAATGCTGCAACGTCTACAAGCCTGGGAAGAGTTAAAAGAATTAGCGCAAACGTCTTTGTTACTGCATAAAACTTATGGTAACTCAATGCAAGTTGCTCAAGATTATGGCTTTTTGGCAGCTGTGGCAGTTTCTGAATCTAAGTGGATATTAGCTCATGAATTGGTGAATACAGCCCTTTCAATTATAGAACGAGCAACAGATGCAGCCCGACAACAAGAAAGCTGGTATCTTTTATTGCTAGCACGGACACAACGGCATTTAGGTGAGTGCGATGAAGCTATTAGCAATCTGGAATGGGCGCGGGTAGTTTGTGAGCTACAGTATGAGCCATTATTATATTTAGAGATTTTAGAAGAATTGCGATCGCTTTATTTTTTGGAACGTCGCGATTACATAGAAGCTTTTAATCTCAAGCAAGAAAAAATTCAAATAGAACATCAGTACGGCTTTCGTGCATTCATTGGTGCTAGTCAATTACAGCCACAACGCTGCAAAATTAACCCAGTTATCGAACCGCAAAAAACACCATTTATTCCTGAGGGAATTGCTCAGGAAATAGCTGCTTCTGGACGACAACAAGATGTAAATCGTTTAATTGAAAGAATTACTCGTGCCGACTATAAACTGACGATTATTCATGGGCTATCGGGAGTTGGTAAAAGTTCAATTATTAAGGCTGGCTTGGTACCAGCTTTAAAAGGCAAAGCCATCGGTGAACGTATCCCTTTACCTATTGTTTTATCTAGTTACACCGATTGGGTTACAGCTTTGGGACGCAATATCAACCAAGTACTGACACAAATACAAGCCCCCATTGCGATCGATTTTTCTCCTGCTATTCTTTTGGAAAAGCTTCGTTTAGCTGCTGAACGCAACCACACAATAGTTATAATTTTTGATCAATTTGAAGAGTTTTTCTTTATTAATAACAATTCTCAAAGAGTAAAATTTTATAATTTCTTTAGTGAATGTTTAAATATTCCTTTTATCAAAATAATTCTCTCTTTAAGAGAAGATTATTTGCATTATTTATTAGAGTTTGAGCGTTTAAGCAAAAATACTAATAGTTTAAGTGTAATTAATCAAAATATTCTCGATAAAGATATTCGTTACTATTTAGGAAAGTTTTCTACTGAAGATACAATAGGTATTATCAAAAGTTTTACTCAACGATCTCACTATGCATTAAGCGATGACTTAATTCAAAAGTTGGTGCAAGATTTAGCAGGAGAGATTGGGGAAGTACATCCGATTGAATTACAAATAGTTGGCGCTCAACTACAAGCAGAAAACATTACAACACTAGAGCAATATAAGCTTTGTGGTGGCTCGAAAAAACTAGTAGAACGCTGGCTAGAAGAAGTTATTAAAGATTGTGGTCAAGAAAATGAAGAACTAAGTTGGAAATTATTATTTGAGTTAACTGATGAGAAAGGTACACGACCACTTAAAACAAAAAGTGATTTAGCGATCGCCTTAAATAAAAATCTTGATCAAACCTCCAATTTTGAATTAGCTTGGGAATTGATTTTAGAAATTTTAGTCGGTTCAGGATTAGTATTACGGCTACGAGAAGAGTTAGGCGATCGCTATCAATTGGTTCATGATTACTTAGTAGAACCAATTCGTCAAAAGAACAACTATGGTGTAGTTGCTGAACTAGAAAAAATAAAATTTGAAAAAAACAAAGCTGAGGTAGCTCAAAAACTCTCTCAAGAGCATCTGAATTTGCTTTTACAACGGCGACTGCGAGAAGCACGGATAGCGGGCGTAGTATTGGCGATGATGGGGGGAACAATAGCAGCTTTATGGTGGCAAGCCGACTTACAAAAAACAGCAGCTATTCGCCAAACTATTAGAGCAGAACGTAGCGAAACCAACTGGAAAATTAGTACAACCGCGGCATCGAGTGAAGCTTTGTTTGCTTCTAATAAAGAATTTGATGCTTTGTTAGAAGGTTTACGGGCTTGGAAAAAACTTAAACAAGCACAAGGAGTCCAACCGGAAACCAGAATGCGGGTAGTGACAGCCCTGCAACAAGCAGTTTATGGGGTAACGGAACTAAACCGCTTGGAGGGTCACTCTGATATTGTCTGGGGTGTAATTTTCAGCCCTGATGGACAATTATTGGCATCAGCCAGTCGAGATCAAACTATCAAAATCTGGCATCCTGACGGCACATTACTCCAAACCCTCAAAGGTCATACTGACGCTGTTACTAGCATCAGTTTTAGTCCTGATGGTCAAAAATTGGCATCCGCCAGTCTCGATAAAACTGTAAAAATCTGGCGCAAAAATCCCATTACAGGAGAATTTAATCCGCAGCCGTCCCAAACCATCGCTGGACAAGGTGATTGGGTTTATAGCGTCAGTTTTAGTCCTGATGGTAAATTTATAGCTACTGGCAATAAAGATAAAACCGTTAAACTCTGGCGACAAGACGGTACTTTAGTTAAAACTTTGTCTGGACATCAAGCAGAAGTTAACTGGATAAGCTTCAGTCCTGATGGTCGATTCATTGCTTCAGCAAGTGACGACAAAACAGTAAAAATTTGGCGAACAGACGGTAGCTTGGTTAAAACTTTGTACGGTCATGAAGAAGGTGTAACTATGGTTACCTTCAGTCCTGATGGTAAACTGCTAGCCTCAGCAGGTCGAGACAAAACTGTGAAATTATGGCAGCAAGATAAATTAGATTTTCGTCTTTACAAAAATTTACAACAACACACCAGTATAGTTTGGAGCCTCCAGTTCAGTTCTGATGGTCAAAAATTGGCATCAGGAAGTGATGACAACACGATCAATCTTTGGAGCGTAACTGGTACGTTACTCAAAACCTTCAAAGGACACAGTGATGCTGTTGCTGCTGTCGCTTTCAGTCCCGATAATAAATTGTTGGCATCAGGCAGTTACGACAAAACTGTCAAACTGTGGAGTTTAGATGCTCCCACACTACCTGTACTTCAGGGGCATCAAGATAAAGTTTTAAGCGTTGCTTGGAGTCCCGATGGTCAAATGTTGGCTTCTAGCAGCCGCGATCGCACCGTGAAACTCTGGCAACGAGACGAGATTCTTGATGGAGTTAAACCCCGACTTTATAAGACCTTAGTCGGGCATACAGATAAAGTTCCTAGTGTGAGTTTTGATCCCAAAGGTAAAATCTTAGCGTCAGGAAGTTATGACAAAACTGTCAAACTTTGGAACCGTGATGGTACTTTGCTGAAGACTCTCCAAGGACACAGCGATAGTGTAATGAGTGTCAGCTTTAGCCCTGATGGTAATTTGTTGGCATCAGCTAGTAAAGATCAGACGGTGAAACTTTGGAGTCGTGACGGCCACTTGCTAAAAACCTTAATGGGACATCAAGGTTGGGTGAATAGCGTTAATTTTAGTCCTGATGGTCAGGTGCTAGCTTCAGCTAGTGATGATAAAACAGTCAGACTTTGGCGACGGGATGGGACTTTGTTAAAAACTTTTTCGCCCCATGATAGCTGGGTTTTAGGTGTGAGTTTCAGTCCCACCGACCAATTACTAGCTTCAGCGAGTTGGGATAACACAGTTAGACTTTGGCGACGGGATGGTACTTTGTTGAAAACACTATTAAAGGGATATAGCGATAGCGTCAATGCTGTTACTTTTAGTCCTAATGGTCAATTCCTGGCTGCTGCCAGCTGGGATAGTACAGTCAAACTCTGGAGCCGTGAGGGTAAATTAATTAAAACCCTCAATGGGCATCGCGCTCCAGTACTAAGTGTTAGCTTTAGCCCTGATGGTCAAACCCTGGCATCGGCTAGTAACGATAACACCATAATTTTATGGAATCTGCATCTTGATGACTTACTTCTTCGTGGTTGCAACTGGGTAGATGATTACCTCAAGCACAACCCTAATATTGAAGGAGGCGATCGCTTTCTTTGTGATGGCGTAAATTATAGACGCTAAATTTAACATTTATGAGAGCGATCGCTATCTAAAACTTCATCGCTATTTGTTTGCTTGCTGTCTTCCTCAGTAGCTTCTGGAGGAAAATTTGCTAAAAAAGCTTGCAATCTCATCCGCCCAATATAAGGCCAGCCACCTTCAGACTCAATATCTTTTAAGAGCGAGTAGAGTTTCTGGCGATTATCAGGCAAACTTTCTTGAAAAACACCATCCCGGATGTCTCGATGTAATTGTTCTAATTGCCGTAGCAGGCTCAAAAGAGCGATTGCATCCCCTTGATAAACTTGGGCGACATCATCCACTGCGCTGGCGATCATTTGCAGTTGCTCAGATAATTTCCCCAATTCCAGACTATTATTTTTACTCACACTATCCTATCCGTGTAAATCAGGTCTACTCAAATTTACCGGAGATTTTCGGTTTTCATCCGCTGTTACCAGTTTTAGACCACAATCAAAGAAAGTAGAAAAGATGATGTTTCCTGAAATTGATCTTGTTTTGGATTAATTTTACAGGCGATCGCTTTCACTTGTAAAACAGCGCAACAACGCTCAATACAGCCTCTACACAAGCTAGATCCAATCATAACTTCTGAATTTAAAGCTAGAGTGCTTTGATTTTGAGTTAAAAAAAATCGTATGATCTGGCTGATTTCCCCATAAAGCATTGGGTTGTATGTAATGGCAACACATACATAATACAAAACGATGATTTGGGCGATGCCGCAAATGTCTATAACATTTTTCAGGCACAAAGTAAACCCAATTCTTCGGATTCCTCGAAGTACGCACTTTAGATATTAATTTTTGACATTGAGGTTGACCATGAGGTATCGCGCTTTAATTGTTACATTCTTGGCTTTATGCCTAGGGCTAATAACTGCTTGTAGTGAAGGCCCTTCTTCTAGTGGTGGTAGAGACTTACTCTCTTACGACCAAATTAGAGGCACTGGCTTGGCTAACAAATGCCCTCAACTAGCAGAAACTAGTCGTGGTTCCATTCCCCTTGACTCTAGTCAGTCCTACGCCATCAAAGAACTCTGCTTAGAACCAACCAATTTCTTTGTCAAAGAAGAACCTGCTAATAAACGGCAGAAAGCAGAATTTGTAGCTGGCAAATTATTGACCAGATACACTTCTACCATTGATCAGGTGCAAGGCAACTTGAAAATCAACTCAGATAATAGCCTGACCTTTAAAGAAGCTGATGGTCTTGACTTTCAAGCTATAACTGTAAAACTTCCTGGTGGTGAATTAGTACCTTTCCTCTTCACCATCAAAGACTTGGTTGCTCAAACACAACCTGGGTTGACCAGTATTAACACCTCCACGGACTTTGAAGGTACTTTTAAGGTTCCTTCCTATCGTGGTGCTGCTTTCTTAGATCCTAAAGGTCGTGGTGTCGTCAGCGGCTATGATAATGCCGTGGCTCTCCCCGCCCAAGCCGATGATGAAGAACTTACTCGCGCTAACGTCAAGCGTGCGGAAATTCTCAGTGGTGAAATTTCTTTGCAAGTAGCGAAAATAGATAGTTCCACTGGTGAAATTGCTGGGACTTTTGTAAGTGAACAACCATCGGATACAGATTTAGGTGCTGGCGAACCCAAAGAAGTCAAGATTCGAGGTCTATTTTATGCACGAGTTGAACCAACTGGTGTATAAGATTTAAGGGAACAGGGAAGTAGAGAGCAGGGGAAGCAGGGGAGGAAAGGGAGCAGGGAGCAGGGAGCAAGGGAGAAGGATTATGATACAAATTCAAGGTATTTTCTTCATTCTCCTCTGCACCCCGCCCCCTGCCCCTCTGCCTTTTCTTCCCTATGCCCCTCTGCCCCTATTCCCTTCCTTCTACATGTCGCTGTTGATGCCACTGCCATGCATGAGTCACAATATTTTTGATAGATGGGTACTGGGGTTGCCAGTTTAAGACTTTTCTAGCTTTTTCACCACTACCAATTAAAGATGGAGGATCGCCAGGACGGCGATCGCACTCTTGGACAGTTATTGGTAGTCCAGTTACCTGTTCGGCAGCTGCAATGACTTCTCTTACAGAAAAGCCACTACCATTACCTAAATTAAAAACTTCACTGTCGCCGCCTTTTAATAAATATTCCAAACCTAAAACATGAGCATCTGCCAAGTCGCTCACATGAATATAATCGCGAATACAAGTTCCATCAGGCGTGGGATAATCAGTACCAAAAATTGAGATAGATTGTCGTTTACCTAAAGCTGTTAGCAGCACCAAAGGAATTAAATGGGTTTCTGGATTGTGATCTTCGCCTAGTAAACCATTGGGTTCAGCACCAGCGGCGTTAAAGTAACGAAAGCGCACTGATTTTAATCCATAAGCAACGTCAAAATCAGCCAGAATCCGTTCCACCATTAACTTAGTAGCACCATAAGGATTGATGGGATTTTGGGGATGATTTTCTGGAATAGGTACAATTTCCGGTACTCCATAAGTAGCGCAAGTAGAAGAAAAGACAAATTTATTGATAGATGCAGCTAGCATTGCTTCTAGAAGAGTCAGGGTTCCCACCACGTTGTTACGGTAGTATTTCGCTGGGTCTATAACCGATTCTCCTACGTAGGCATAAGCGGAGAAGTGCATGACTGCGGCAATATTACGGGTTGTAAATAAGTCATCAAGCAAAGCGCGATCGCCTGTATCACCCACTACCAGCTCAACTTGTAAAACCTTTTCTACTAAGTCTCGATGCCCATAAACAAGATTATCAAGTATTATCACGTCATAATCGGCTTGTTTAAGAGCAAGTACAGTGTGAGAGCCAATATACCCTGCTCCTCCTGTGACTAAAATACTGGGCTTGACAGACGACATAAATTTTCCCTTTATAATTGACAGCTACCAAATTAA contains the following coding sequences:
- a CDS encoding P-loop NTPase fold protein, with translation MINTLNLSRFYKACNPSYTLNMGNVLDQQYYIDFADVRGCKIVEELKRTITRISPDEPTCQLFTGHIGCGKSTELQRLKAELEVAGFHVVYFESSQDLDMADIDVSDILLSVARQVSVSLEAIGIKLKPSYFINLFKEIGDFLQSPIELSGQAELSLGIAKITAKTKDSAQLRNQLRQYLEPRTNSILQAINEEVLDKAVEQLKLKGQKGLVVIVDNLDRVDMRPVASGRTQPEYLFIDRGEQLRRLKCHLVYTIPLALIFSNEYETLKNRLGGGIAPKVLPMVRVRQRDSSDYEPGMSLLRQLVLARAFPEVSYNQRLLLITELFDDPETLNRLCRVSGGHIRNLLGLLYSCLQRQDPPFSRDCLEAVIKDYRDDLLLAIDECQWELLFEVVQQQSVKGESDYQSLLRSMYLFEYRDPQGRWFGISPALAETEKVITWQQKQIVK
- a CDS encoding photosystem II manganese-stabilizing polypeptide gives rise to the protein MRYRALIVTFLALCLGLITACSEGPSSSGGRDLLSYDQIRGTGLANKCPQLAETSRGSIPLDSSQSYAIKELCLEPTNFFVKEEPANKRQKAEFVAGKLLTRYTSTIDQVQGNLKINSDNSLTFKEADGLDFQAITVKLPGGELVPFLFTIKDLVAQTQPGLTSINTSTDFEGTFKVPSYRGAAFLDPKGRGVVSGYDNAVALPAQADDEELTRANVKRAEILSGEISLQVAKIDSSTGEIAGTFVSEQPSDTDLGAGEPKEVKIRGLFYARVEPTGV
- the galE gene encoding UDP-glucose 4-epimerase GalE — translated: MSSVKPSILVTGGAGYIGSHTVLALKQADYDVIILDNLVYGHRDLVEKVLQVELVVGDTGDRALLDDLFTTRNIAAVMHFSAYAYVGESVIDPAKYYRNNVVGTLTLLEAMLAASINKFVFSSTCATYGVPEIVPIPENHPQNPINPYGATKLMVERILADFDVAYGLKSVRFRYFNAAGAEPNGLLGEDHNPETHLIPLVLLTALGKRQSISIFGTDYPTPDGTCIRDYIHVSDLADAHVLGLEYLLKGGDSEVFNLGNGSGFSVREVIAAAEQVTGLPITVQECDRRPGDPPSLIGSGEKARKVLNWQPQYPSIKNIVTHAWQWHQQRHVEGRE